In one Magallana gigas chromosome 9, xbMagGiga1.1, whole genome shotgun sequence genomic region, the following are encoded:
- the LOC136271370 gene encoding toll-like receptor 6: MYSPYNASQQKYPSITITLPNTLEVLDLSENYVHNAIKWGPFVTFKAKNLLKFYLQNTNAPLVSWIFAFPSLETLDLSENSFENINSEIFQGVRNLRQLYAVNVRLNFQKNLISKGLFKNLKYLTKLDISKNSLTFLPRSLFKDQKKPLKEIYLDNNMLSVLPNSLMDLEGLCILSVRYNLISKFSENDQNLLNDMENISIYLEGNPISCACFNTQSLKWMKDHQHMFPDRFNVLCIESKNPIVELFEDQTWRNFELDCQSKEWLTFSAVLLVLTMLTFAIIVAIKRYRVHLEYVILRLKNKWKGIPLRKPDNNFLYDVYVSYSDLDYLWVTKTLYPILKRLNVKPCLDEDIYGGRTILEGIVNRINECRKVMFVVSESFLDIGQSSIEVRTAITHAVHNQFQGYIVVLIKDGFPLERLPDELKNIWWCIEYFGWSEEEHNEVILKKLTDIFKPE; the protein is encoded by the coding sequence ATGTACAGTCCTTACAATGCATCACAACAGAAATATCCTTCTATAACTATAACTTTACCAAATACACTAGAAGTGCTCGACCTTTCTGAAAACTATGTTCACAATGCAATAAAATGGGGACCGTTTGTTACATTTAAAGCCAAAAacttgttaaaattttatttacagaaCACCAATGCCCCCCTCGTGTCTTGGATCTTTGCTTTTCCGTCCTTAGAAACACTCGATTTATCTGAAAacagttttgaaaatatcaattcTGAAATATTTCAAGGCGTAAGAAATCTTCGACAATTGTATGCAGTAAACGTTCGCcttaattttcaaaagaatttgatttccaaaggtttgtttaaaaatctgaaataccTAACAAAACTTGATATTTCGAAGAATAGTTTGACTTTTCTACCGAGGTCTCTATTTAAAGACCAAAAGAAACCTTTAAAGGAAATCTATCTAGACAACAACATGCTTTCTGTCCTTCCAAATTCTCTAATGGATTTAGAAGGGTTATGCATACTCTCTGTCCGGTACAACTTGATTTCAAAATTCTCCGAGAATGATCAAAACCTACTTAATGATATGGAAAATATCTCAATTTATTTAGAAGGAAATCCGATTTCTTGCGCATGCTTTAACACTCAGTCTTTGAAATGGATGAAAGATCATCAGCACATGTTTCCTGATCGCTTCAACGTTCTCTGTATAGAGAGTAAAAATCCTATTGTTGAATTATTTGAAGACCAAACATGGCGAAACTTCGAACTAGATTGTCAGTCAAAGGAATGGCTTACATTTTCTGCTGTATTGCTAGTTTTGACAATGTTAACATTTGCCATCATTGTTGCCATTAAAAGATACCGTGTCCATTTAGAATACGTAATTCTcagattaaaaaacaaatggaaAGGTATACCTTTACGCAAACCTGACAACAATTTTCTGTATGATGTTTATGTATCATATAGTGACCTGGACTATTTATGGGTCACAAAAACATTATATCCaatattaaaaagattaaacGTAAAACCATGCCTGGATGAAGATATTTATGGAGGCCGTACTATATTAGAAGGGATTGTAAATCGTATTAACGAGTGCAGGAAAGTAATGTTTGTCGTAAGTGAGAGCTTTTTGGACATAGGACAATCTTCCATTGAGGTTCGAACAGCAATTACCCATGCTGTTCACAACCAATTTCAAGGATACATTGTTGTTTTGATAAAGGATGGATTTCCTCTTGAAAGGCTTCCAGACGAACTGAAAAACATATGGTGGTGCATTGAATACTTCGGATGGTCAGAGGAGGAACATAACGAAGTTATACTTAAGAAACTGACCGATATATTCAAACCTGAGTGA
- the LOC136271371 gene encoding uncharacterized protein has protein sequence MSKEKAPPSFPKRKEVSTSDIDDVTPERTFSLMSYNVLADCHIQPTTYPYRDPAHLHIDARHKSLLEELRYSNCDVICLQEVGPGYYQDTLNPEMQKLGYDGVYSKRTFDKNDEGCATFYNTSKFTLKDNVAYKLGEIAFKILSDDQEETNHFSRYIDRCDVALLSMLEHVTSGRTIVVCNTHLVWESAHISDVRCIQAFCCLVAMREFQQKHTGSNITIFCGYFNTEPCEAAYELIVSGNIGDENKKKIQTENHIKTR, from the exons ATGAGCAAGGAGAAGGCGCCACCAAGCTTTCCAAAAAGGAAAGAAGTGAGCACGTCagatattgatgacgtcacaccaGAGCGGACGTTCTCATTGATGAGCTACAATGTTTTGGCTGACTGCCATATACAGCCAACGACGTACCCCTATAGAGACCCCGCCCATCTACACATCGATGCTCGTCATAAAAGTCTGCTAGAAGAACTTCGGTATTCCAATTGTGACGTAATATGTTTACAGGAAGTAGGACCCGGATACTATCAAGATACACTAAATCCGGAAATGCAAaa attaGGGTATGATGGAGTCTATTCCAAAAGAACATTTGACAAGAATGACGAAGGATGTGCCACATTTTACAACACGTCCAAGTTTACTCTTAAGGATAATGTTGCTTACAAACTTGGAGAAATTGCGTTTAAG ATTTTATCGGACGACCAAGAGGAAACAAACCACTTCTCTCGTTATATCGACCGATGTGATGTCGCCTTACTCAGTATGCTTGAACACGTGACTTCCGGTAGAACCATTGTCGTCTGCAACACGCACCTCGTGTGGGAAAGTGCTCACATTTCTGATGTGCGCTGTATTCAG GCATTTTGTTGCTTGGTAGCCATGCGAGAATTTCAACAAAAACACACAGGCAGTAACATAACAATTTTTTGTGGATATTTCAACACAGAACCATGTGAGGCAGCATACGAACTCATTGTGAGCGGTAACATTGGGgatgaaaacaagaaaaaaattcaaacagaaAATCATATCAAG ACTCGGTGA